The Choloepus didactylus isolate mChoDid1 chromosome 13, mChoDid1.pri, whole genome shotgun sequence genome contains a region encoding:
- the SRP19 gene encoding signal recognition particle 19 kDa protein isoform X2, giving the protein MACAAARSPADQDRFICIYPAYLNNKKTIAEGRRIPIEKAVENPTATEIQDVCLAVGLNAFLEKNKMYSREWNRDVQYRGRVRVQLKQEDGSLCLVQFPSRPCMHG; this is encoded by the exons ATGGCTTGCGCCGCCGCGCGGTCCCCTGCGGACCAGGACAG GTTCATTTGTATCTATCCTGCTTATTTAAATAACAAGAAGACCATCGCGGAGGGGAGGCGGATCCCCATAGAAAAG GCTGTTGAAAATCCTACAGCTACAGAGATTCAAGATGTATGTCTGGCAGTTGGACTTAATGCATTTCTTGAG aaaaataaaatgtattctagAGAATGGAATCGAGATGTTCAGTACAGGGGCAGAGTCCGAGTCCAGCTCAAACAGGAAGATGGCAGCCTCTGTCTCGTACAGTTCCCGTCAc
- the SRP19 gene encoding signal recognition particle 19 kDa protein isoform X4, which yields MACAAARSPADQDRFICIYPAYLNNKKTIAEGRRIPIEKAVENPTATEIQDVCLAVGLNAFLEKNKMYSREWNRDVQYRGRVRVQLKQEDGSLCLVQFPSQAPS from the exons ATGGCTTGCGCCGCCGCGCGGTCCCCTGCGGACCAGGACAG GTTCATTTGTATCTATCCTGCTTATTTAAATAACAAGAAGACCATCGCGGAGGGGAGGCGGATCCCCATAGAAAAG GCTGTTGAAAATCCTACAGCTACAGAGATTCAAGATGTATGTCTGGCAGTTGGACTTAATGCATTTCTTGAG aaaaataaaatgtattctagAGAATGGAATCGAGATGTTCAGTACAGGGGCAGAGTCCGAGTCCAGCTCAAACAGGAAGATGGCAGCCTCTGTCTCGTACAGTTCCCGTCAc AGGCCCCCTCTTGA
- the SRP19 gene encoding signal recognition particle 19 kDa protein isoform X3, with protein sequence MACAAARSPADQDRFICIYPAYLNNKKTIAEGRRIPIEKAVENPTATEIQDVCLAVGLNAFLEKNKMYSREWNRDVQYRGRVRVQLKQEDGSLCLVQFPSPEAPS encoded by the exons ATGGCTTGCGCCGCCGCGCGGTCCCCTGCGGACCAGGACAG GTTCATTTGTATCTATCCTGCTTATTTAAATAACAAGAAGACCATCGCGGAGGGGAGGCGGATCCCCATAGAAAAG GCTGTTGAAAATCCTACAGCTACAGAGATTCAAGATGTATGTCTGGCAGTTGGACTTAATGCATTTCTTGAG aaaaataaaatgtattctagAGAATGGAATCGAGATGTTCAGTACAGGGGCAGAGTCCGAGTCCAGCTCAAACAGGAAGATGGCAGCCTCTGTCTCGTACAGTTCCCGTCAc CAGAGGCCCCCTCTTGA
- the SRP19 gene encoding signal recognition particle 19 kDa protein isoform X1, whose product MACAAARSPADQDRFICIYPAYLNNKKTIAEGRRIPIEKAVENPTATEIQDVCLAVGLNAFLEKNKMYSREWNRDVQYRGRVRVQLKQEDGSLCLVQFPSRKSVMLYAAEMIPKLKTRTQKTGGGDQSLQQGEGSKKGKGKKKK is encoded by the exons ATGGCTTGCGCCGCCGCGCGGTCCCCTGCGGACCAGGACAG GTTCATTTGTATCTATCCTGCTTATTTAAATAACAAGAAGACCATCGCGGAGGGGAGGCGGATCCCCATAGAAAAG GCTGTTGAAAATCCTACAGCTACAGAGATTCAAGATGTATGTCTGGCAGTTGGACTTAATGCATTTCTTGAG aaaaataaaatgtattctagAGAATGGAATCGAGATGTTCAGTACAGGGGCAGAGTCCGAGTCCAGCTCAAACAGGAAGATGGCAGCCTCTGTCTCGTACAGTTCCCGTCAc GTAAGTCAGTAATGTTGTATGCAGCAGAAATGATACCTAAACTAAAAACAAGGACTCAAAAAACAGGAGGTGGTGACCAAAGTCTTCAGCAAGGAGAAGGAAGtaaaaaagggaaagggaagaagaagaagTGA